One window of Aerococcus tenax genomic DNA carries:
- a CDS encoding V-type ATP synthase subunit I — protein sequence MITKMSMVNISGPRDDIDRMADQYLSHYDIHLENTLKELSEIQTLKPYTSPDPYQPWSDRIDNLLQITSDEEEELEGDCRDLDFDYIKRLVTEVEKDCSDVQGQLNEVNESLEKLEADYHTYLPFSEIDYNLADILSMEKIKFRFGRFTEANYRKFKKYIDNMIPSIFIPSKTEDGYVYGLYFVPAEARQRVDALYFSLAWQRIYLPEESGTFKEILSRYQGEIQKLKKMQADLETKLKAFLLPVRDNLLEAKQRLHKLSKAFGVRRYAAITRNEFAKKETRYLLIGWMDEDDAKSLVNDVKDDPNVTIYIEDDSDEDNIEPPTKLKNNFFTKPFRMITKMYGTPNYEEMDPTPLVAVTYSLMFGAMFGDVGHGLLLFLLGLASYHLPKVAMAKMFLPVGISSMLFGFLYGSVFGIEDKIIEPIWLSPSKAMTNVPFFGTLNTVFVVSVCFGMFLILLTMLMNFVLRLKEGEKLEAIFDRNGLMGLIFYGLMVLTLVLYMTGHSLPALGIIIAVMVISLLCIGFKEQIINFIEKKKADNEDGIVIQLITVFFEAFETLLSFISNTISFVRVGAFAISHGVMMGIVLMFANLEGNNPNWLVFILGNLFVTGFEGLVVFIQVLRLEFYELFSHFYKGDGIEFKSVWSSTKS from the coding sequence ATGATTACAAAGATGAGTATGGTCAACATATCTGGTCCACGTGATGATATCGACCGGATGGCTGACCAATACTTAAGTCATTATGATATTCATTTAGAAAATACGCTAAAGGAATTATCAGAAATTCAGACTTTAAAACCCTATACTAGTCCTGATCCCTACCAACCCTGGTCTGATCGGATTGATAACTTATTACAAATCACGAGTGATGAAGAAGAAGAATTAGAAGGCGATTGTCGCGACTTAGACTTTGACTATATCAAGCGTCTAGTGACTGAAGTCGAAAAAGATTGCTCCGATGTCCAAGGGCAATTAAATGAAGTCAATGAATCATTGGAAAAGTTAGAGGCTGACTACCACACCTACCTGCCTTTTTCCGAAATCGATTATAACTTAGCCGATATTCTTTCCATGGAAAAGATTAAGTTTCGCTTTGGTCGTTTTACTGAAGCCAATTATCGCAAGTTTAAAAAATATATCGACAATATGATTCCTTCCATCTTCATTCCTTCTAAAACCGAAGACGGCTATGTTTATGGCCTTTACTTTGTGCCCGCCGAAGCCCGGCAACGGGTAGACGCTTTGTATTTCTCCCTAGCATGGCAAAGAATTTACCTGCCTGAAGAAAGTGGGACTTTTAAAGAAATTCTCAGCCGTTACCAAGGCGAAATCCAAAAACTCAAGAAGATGCAAGCTGATTTAGAAACCAAGCTTAAAGCCTTCCTCCTACCTGTTAGAGACAATTTATTGGAAGCTAAACAACGTCTCCATAAGTTATCCAAGGCCTTTGGGGTCCGCCGTTATGCAGCCATTACCCGTAACGAATTTGCTAAGAAGGAGACCCGCTATCTCTTAATCGGCTGGATGGATGAAGATGATGCCAAGTCCTTAGTCAACGATGTCAAAGATGATCCTAACGTAACCATCTATATTGAAGACGATAGTGATGAAGATAATATCGAACCACCCACGAAGTTGAAGAATAATTTTTTTACCAAACCTTTTCGCATGATCACTAAGATGTATGGGACCCCCAATTATGAAGAGATGGACCCTACACCCTTAGTGGCAGTAACCTATTCCTTAATGTTTGGGGCCATGTTTGGGGACGTGGGCCACGGGCTCTTACTCTTTTTACTGGGCTTAGCGTCCTACCATCTGCCTAAAGTCGCTATGGCCAAGATGTTCTTGCCAGTGGGTATTTCATCCATGCTTTTCGGTTTCTTATACGGTTCCGTGTTTGGGATTGAAGACAAGATTATTGAGCCCATCTGGTTGAGTCCAAGTAAGGCCATGACCAATGTGCCCTTCTTTGGGACTTTGAACACGGTCTTCGTGGTGTCAGTTTGCTTTGGGATGTTCTTAATTCTCTTAACCATGCTGATGAATTTTGTCTTACGGCTTAAAGAAGGCGAAAAATTAGAAGCCATCTTCGACCGCAATGGCCTCATGGGTTTGATTTTCTACGGATTAATGGTTTTGACCCTGGTCCTCTACATGACCGGTCATTCCTTACCTGCCCTAGGCATCATCATTGCCGTGATGGTTATTTCCCTACTCTGCATTGGTTTTAAGGAACAAATCATTAACTTTATTGAAAAGAAAAAAGCCGACAATGAAGACGGGATCGTGATTCAATTAATCACCGTTTTCTTTGAAGCTTTTGAAACCTTATTATCCTTTATTTCCAACACCATTTCCTTTGTCCGGGTGGGTGCCTTTGCCATCAGCCACGGCGTGATGATGGGGATTGTTTTAATGTTTGCCAATCTAGAAGGTAATAACCCTAACTGGTTGGTCTTTATCTTAGGTAACCTCTTTGTCACTGGATTCGAAGGTTTGGTTGTCTTTATCCAAGTCTTACGGCTAGAATTCTATGAACTCTTCAGTCACTTCTACAAGGGCGACGGGATTGAGTTCAAGAGCGTCTGGTCATCAACCAAGTCATAA
- a CDS encoding ATP synthase subunit C, whose product MSIATMLKLTIALTFILAFVLPGAYYFLGHAGRERYKKTLAWNVFALVSGIAIALIIAYHPEVAFAAGQEAGAASDGLARGLGFIGAALSTGLSCVGAGIAVSNSASAALGAISEDSSIFGRSLIFVGLAEGISLFGLIVSFSILGQL is encoded by the coding sequence ATGTCTATTGCTACTATGCTTAAATTAACTATTGCCTTAACCTTTATCCTTGCTTTTGTCCTTCCAGGCGCTTACTACTTCTTAGGCCATGCTGGTCGAGAACGTTATAAGAAAACCTTGGCTTGGAATGTCTTTGCCCTGGTTTCAGGAATTGCGATCGCCTTAATTATTGCCTACCACCCAGAAGTGGCCTTTGCGGCTGGTCAAGAAGCTGGCGCTGCTAGTGACGGCTTAGCCCGTGGTTTAGGTTTTATCGGTGCTGCCCTTTCTACTGGTCTATCCTGTGTGGGTGCTGGTATTGCCGTATCTAACTCTGCTTCTGCAGCTCTTGGTGCTATTAGTGAAGATTCATCTATCTTTGGTCGTTCATTGATCTTTGTTGGTTTGGCTGAAGGTATCTCCCTCTTCGGTTTAATTGTTTCCTTCTCTATCCTAGGTCAACTTTAA
- a CDS encoding V-type ATP synthase subunit F produces MKQYLISDNVHSLTGMKLVGVDGVLIKDHDSFEEAFQAVLERNDIGVLMISPQLIADHQDLVDEVRFNRSTPLIVEMLGPNEYASEQSSIADTIQRAIGISI; encoded by the coding sequence ATGAAACAATATCTCATTAGCGATAATGTGCATTCCTTAACCGGGATGAAACTGGTGGGCGTTGATGGCGTCTTGATCAAGGACCACGATTCATTTGAAGAGGCTTTTCAAGCAGTCTTGGAAAGAAATGATATTGGTGTTTTGATGATTTCGCCCCAGCTGATTGCTGACCACCAAGACCTAGTCGATGAGGTGCGATTCAACCGCTCAACACCTCTGATTGTAGAGATGTTAGGCCCCAATGAATATGCATCCGAACAATCCTCAATCGCTGACACCATCCAGCGTGCCATTGGGATATCCATTTAG
- a CDS encoding V-type ATP synthase subunit A, with the protein MGENTIYAINGPIVTVKGNTDFSMQELVHVGKSRLVGEVIRIDQAKTTIQVYEETAGLKPGEPIYGSGSAMTVELGPGLLNNIYDGIERPLEDIAESSGFYIKRGVNVDSLDRQKAWQITPTVQVGDQVSAGDVIAEVQETQAIKHKIMVPNSVVGEVVDVVAPGSYTIEETLATIRQFNGEEYQVKAYQKWPIRTPRPVAKRLESTTPLLTGQRIIDTVFPIAKGGTAAIPGGFGTGKTTMQHQIAKFADADVIVYIGCGERGNEMTEVLEDFSKLIDPRSNAPLMERTVLIANTSNMPVAAREASIYTGLTIAEYYRDMGYDVAIMADSTSRWAEALRELSGRLEEMPAEEGYPAYLASRIATFYERAGDMETLNHDNGSVSIIGAVSPQGGDFSEPVTQNTKRFVRCFWGLDANLAHARHYPAINWMNSYSQYVDDLTAWYNKQVSEEFVENRSQMMALLHEEDELNEIVKLIGSDILPDSQKLTLQTARIIRLGFLQQNTFHEIDQAVPIAKQAKMLDVILYLHSRCQQLVQWGMPMSYIAKADIFNQLITMKFDVPNDDLEAFDHYYEDIDRFYEKAMQENG; encoded by the coding sequence ATGGGAGAAAATACAATTTATGCCATTAATGGCCCCATTGTTACCGTCAAGGGCAATACTGATTTTTCCATGCAAGAATTGGTCCATGTCGGTAAGAGTCGCTTAGTTGGCGAAGTGATTCGTATCGACCAAGCCAAAACCACCATCCAAGTCTACGAAGAGACCGCCGGCTTAAAACCAGGTGAACCCATTTACGGGAGTGGCTCAGCCATGACGGTTGAGCTGGGTCCTGGCCTCTTGAATAATATCTACGATGGGATTGAACGGCCCCTAGAAGATATCGCTGAATCCAGTGGTTTCTATATTAAAAGAGGGGTCAATGTCGACTCGCTCGACCGCCAAAAAGCATGGCAAATCACCCCAACCGTTCAAGTCGGTGACCAAGTATCAGCCGGTGACGTTATTGCTGAAGTGCAAGAAACCCAAGCCATTAAACATAAAATTATGGTGCCTAATTCTGTGGTCGGTGAAGTGGTTGATGTAGTGGCTCCTGGATCCTATACCATTGAAGAGACCCTAGCTACTATCCGCCAATTTAATGGTGAGGAATACCAAGTCAAGGCCTATCAAAAATGGCCTATCCGTACCCCACGTCCTGTGGCGAAGCGGCTAGAAAGTACTACCCCACTGCTCACTGGGCAACGGATTATTGATACCGTCTTCCCGATTGCTAAGGGCGGGACAGCGGCCATTCCAGGTGGTTTCGGCACTGGGAAAACCACCATGCAACACCAAATCGCTAAGTTTGCCGATGCCGATGTCATTGTCTACATTGGTTGCGGGGAACGTGGCAATGAAATGACGGAAGTCTTGGAAGATTTCTCCAAACTGATTGACCCGCGTTCTAACGCCCCATTAATGGAACGGACCGTCTTAATCGCTAACACTTCCAATATGCCAGTGGCAGCACGGGAAGCTTCCATATATACCGGCTTAACCATTGCTGAATATTATCGGGATATGGGTTATGATGTAGCCATTATGGCCGACTCCACTTCCCGTTGGGCGGAAGCTTTACGTGAATTATCGGGCCGTTTGGAAGAAATGCCAGCTGAAGAAGGTTATCCAGCCTACCTGGCTAGTCGGATTGCAACCTTCTATGAAAGAGCCGGCGACATGGAAACCCTCAACCACGACAATGGTTCAGTGTCAATTATCGGGGCGGTTTCCCCTCAAGGTGGGGACTTCTCTGAACCCGTGACCCAAAACACCAAGCGTTTTGTCCGTTGTTTCTGGGGACTGGATGCCAACCTGGCCCATGCCCGTCACTACCCAGCCATTAACTGGATGAATTCCTATTCTCAATACGTGGATGACTTAACGGCTTGGTATAATAAACAAGTTTCCGAAGAATTCGTGGAGAACCGCTCACAAATGATGGCCCTACTCCACGAAGAAGATGAATTAAATGAAATCGTAAAATTAATTGGTTCAGATATCTTACCTGATTCGCAAAAATTGACCCTTCAAACCGCACGAATTATTCGTTTAGGTTTCTTACAACAAAACACCTTCCACGAAATTGACCAAGCGGTACCGATTGCTAAGCAAGCCAAGATGTTAGATGTGATTCTCTATCTACATTCCCGCTGCCAACAATTGGTCCAATGGGGGATGCCAATGTCTTATATCGCTAAGGCTGATATCTTTAACCAATTAATTACTATGAAGTTTGATGTGCCAAATGATGACTTAGAAGCTTTTGATCATTATTATGAAGATATCGATCGCTTCTATGAAAAAGCAATGCAAGAAAATGGATAA
- a CDS encoding V-type ATP synthase subunit B yields MAIEYLGLSSIEGPLVVVDGVRGAAYGDIVRFRTNRSDQKVGQIITIEGEHALIQVFDSTTGMSLDNTHTHFTGKGMELGLGPDILGRTFNGIGQPIDGLGAIHAEVSRDVNGAPLNPVSRIYPRDYIETGFSAIDGLTTLIRGQKLPIFSGDGMPHNQLAAQIAKQAKLGDGVDGEFAVVFAAMGVKHDVADFFKRSFEESGAMEHVTMFVNTADDPVMERLITPRMALTTAEYLAYDLGKHVLVILTDMTSFCEALREVSNAKQEIPSRKGYPGYLYSELATIYERAGIVKGRQGSVTQIPILTMPNDDITHPIPDLTGYITEGQVVLDRSIEGKNIYPPINPLPSLSRLMKDGIGDGYTREDHDAVSNQLFAAYSQAIDARSLASVIGEEELSDLDKKYLAFGEAFEQEFIGQKQDENRTITDTLNLGWDLLRSFPRTELNRMDSQLLDKYYEDTTYSYKKDALDKDSKQDGED; encoded by the coding sequence ATGGCAATTGAATATTTAGGATTAAGTTCGATTGAAGGCCCTCTTGTCGTGGTCGACGGAGTTAGGGGGGCGGCCTATGGTGACATTGTCCGCTTCCGAACTAACCGTTCTGACCAAAAAGTGGGTCAAATTATCACAATTGAAGGCGAACATGCCCTGATACAGGTTTTTGACTCGACTACTGGAATGTCCTTGGATAATACCCATACCCACTTTACCGGTAAGGGGATGGAATTAGGCCTAGGTCCTGATATCTTAGGACGGACCTTTAACGGGATCGGTCAACCGATCGATGGCTTAGGCGCTATCCACGCTGAAGTGAGCCGTGATGTCAATGGAGCGCCCCTCAACCCGGTCTCACGGATCTACCCGCGTGACTATATCGAAACCGGTTTTTCCGCTATTGACGGCTTAACTACCCTGATTCGCGGGCAAAAGCTACCAATCTTCTCCGGTGATGGGATGCCCCATAACCAACTGGCTGCTCAAATTGCTAAACAAGCCAAACTCGGTGACGGCGTAGACGGCGAATTTGCGGTCGTCTTTGCAGCCATGGGGGTTAAACACGATGTGGCCGACTTCTTTAAGCGATCCTTTGAAGAAAGTGGCGCCATGGAACACGTGACCATGTTCGTCAATACTGCTGACGACCCCGTGATGGAACGTTTGATTACCCCACGGATGGCCCTCACTACCGCCGAATACTTAGCCTATGATTTAGGTAAGCATGTCTTGGTTATTTTGACCGATATGACTTCCTTCTGTGAAGCTTTACGTGAAGTTTCTAACGCTAAACAAGAAATTCCTTCCCGTAAAGGTTATCCTGGCTACCTCTATTCCGAGCTAGCTACCATCTATGAACGGGCAGGAATTGTTAAAGGACGGCAAGGTTCTGTAACTCAAATTCCAATTCTAACCATGCCTAACGATGACATCACCCACCCGATTCCTGACCTTACTGGTTATATTACTGAAGGCCAGGTGGTATTGGACCGGAGTATTGAAGGGAAGAATATCTACCCACCAATTAATCCTCTCCCTTCCCTGTCACGTTTAATGAAGGACGGGATTGGGGACGGCTACACCCGTGAGGACCATGACGCGGTATCTAATCAACTCTTCGCCGCTTACTCCCAAGCCATTGATGCCCGTTCGCTAGCATCGGTTATCGGGGAAGAAGAACTTTCTGACTTAGATAAGAAATACTTAGCCTTCGGGGAAGCCTTTGAACAAGAATTTATTGGGCAAAAGCAAGATGAGAACCGGACAATTACCGATACCTTGAACTTAGGATGGGACCTACTCCGTAGCTTCCCACGGACCGAGTTAAACCGGATGGATAGTCAATTACTCGACAAATATTATGAAGATACCACTTATTCTTACAAAAAAGATGCCCTAGATAAGGATAGTAAGCAGGACGGTGAGGACTAA
- a CDS encoding V-type ATP synthase subunit D translates to MEVNHTPTKGNLMQVEKTLRLSKNGHELMDRKRMILMNEIMSLVQKAKKVQEQLKEAYQKAYECLFEAQREIGLHTIADWAQDVPQSDSLSLKVRSVMGSEVPEVDYQAEAMQPAYSFSQTTTKMDEARIAFETVKDLEMQLAQVENAAYRLASNIQKTQKRVNALKNITIPQLQDAQRDISSALEEKEREEFTRLKVVKRILTAKDEAQKERMRSEA, encoded by the coding sequence ATGGAAGTCAACCACACCCCCACCAAGGGGAATCTCATGCAGGTTGAAAAAACCTTGCGCTTATCCAAGAACGGCCACGAATTAATGGACCGTAAACGGATGATTTTAATGAATGAAATTATGTCCCTGGTGCAAAAGGCTAAGAAAGTCCAAGAGCAATTAAAGGAAGCCTATCAAAAGGCCTATGAGTGCCTCTTTGAAGCCCAGAGAGAGATTGGTTTACATACCATTGCGGACTGGGCCCAAGATGTGCCCCAATCCGATAGTCTTAGCCTCAAAGTTCGTAGCGTGATGGGCAGTGAGGTGCCTGAGGTCGACTACCAAGCTGAGGCCATGCAACCGGCCTATTCCTTCTCTCAAACCACCACAAAAATGGATGAAGCCCGGATTGCCTTTGAAACAGTTAAGGACTTAGAGATGCAACTGGCCCAAGTAGAGAACGCGGCTTACCGGCTAGCCTCAAATATCCAAAAAACCCAAAAACGGGTCAATGCCTTGAAGAATATTACCATTCCGCAATTGCAAGACGCTCAAAGAGACATCTCCTCAGCCCTTGAAGAAAAGGAAAGAGAAGAATTCACCCGCCTTAAAGTGGTTAAACGCATCCTTACTGCCAAGGATGAAGCCCAAAAAGAACGCATGCGCTCTGAAGCATAG
- a CDS encoding YtxH domain-containing protein, with translation MSNKTGAFLLGAIIGGSAAAVTALLFAPKSGKELRQDINDQANNLKDTAMDYADLAIEKGNTIYEATSDAANDIRVNLQESADTLKDSLQETGRVANEQYHKAKDDVKEAYDYTKEYVDEAAQDAKDEAKKAGKEVEEKSKDVADTAKKEAKDGKEEAKNQAKK, from the coding sequence ATGTCAAATAAAACAGGTGCATTTTTACTCGGAGCAATTATTGGTGGATCAGCCGCTGCTGTAACAGCTTTATTATTCGCCCCAAAATCTGGTAAAGAATTACGTCAAGACATCAATGACCAAGCGAACAACTTAAAAGACACAGCGATGGACTATGCTGATCTTGCTATCGAAAAAGGAAACACTATCTACGAAGCTACTTCAGATGCTGCTAACGACATCCGCGTTAACTTACAAGAAAGTGCCGACACCCTTAAAGACTCCTTACAAGAAACTGGCCGTGTAGCTAACGAACAATACCACAAGGCTAAAGACGACGTTAAGGAAGCTTACGACTACACCAAGGAATATGTCGATGAAGCTGCTCAAGACGCCAAAGACGAAGCCAAAAAAGCTGGTAAAGAAGTCGAAGAAAAATCAAAAGATGTCGCAGACACCGCTAAAAAAGAAGCCAAAGACGGTAAAGAAGAAGCTAAAAACCAAGCTAAAAAATAA
- a CDS encoding DUF948 domain-containing protein, with amino-acid sequence MTWSEIAAIIAAVSFAVLVVFLVLFIRQLTQTVKEVVNTVDEANKTIAVLRRDVDGISVEAQGLLNKTNQLLEDVNGKVAKVDPLFQAVGDVGVSISDVNDSTRDLVLNITNKADEKVDQAKAGYKKVRQASENSQVDPKVSGFEKIGKSAKLLKKKRDMRKAQEQSETKAF; translated from the coding sequence ATGACATGGAGTGAGATAGCGGCAATTATTGCTGCAGTATCCTTCGCTGTTTTAGTGGTTTTTCTTGTTTTATTTATCCGTCAATTGACACAAACGGTTAAAGAAGTTGTGAATACAGTTGATGAGGCCAATAAAACAATTGCCGTTCTCCGACGCGATGTCGACGGTATCTCAGTAGAAGCTCAAGGCCTACTTAATAAGACCAACCAACTACTGGAAGACGTTAACGGTAAGGTAGCTAAGGTTGATCCTTTATTCCAAGCAGTGGGAGATGTTGGAGTTTCCATTTCCGATGTGAATGATTCTACCCGCGATTTGGTATTGAATATCACCAATAAAGCGGATGAAAAAGTTGATCAAGCCAAAGCCGGTTACAAGAAAGTACGTCAAGCCAGTGAAAATAGCCAGGTTGATCCCAAGGTTTCTGGCTTTGAAAAGATTGGAAAATCAGCTAAATTACTTAAGAAAAAACGCGACATGCGTAAGGCTCAAGAACAATCAGAAACCAAGGCATTTTAG
- a CDS encoding mechanosensitive ion channel family protein, with translation MQFISQWFTNYLGNIDIESILSHLLTTLLQLVLTVVLLYIIRRITVRLINTYFDKTARFSNNNYRSKTMKALLTNITQYVYYFLLGYSTLAILGVPVATLLAGAGIASIAVGIGAQGLVTDMVNGMFILLEHQLDVGDSVVIDQVSGIVEKIGIKTTVIRGFDGTMNFIPNRQIEVVVNNSRNPIRSEVDLSYFADTDINEFVAVIKKRLGDLAPDENLSKPPVLLGVTRNVDHQLVYRIRFFCVNGSQEDIQSKYYEELTNALREAGIEQPDSQRAVSHISVDYKHTETKNQDK, from the coding sequence ATGCAATTCATCAGTCAATGGTTCACCAATTATCTTGGCAATATCGATATTGAAAGTATTTTATCCCACTTACTCACTACCCTCTTACAATTAGTTCTTACGGTGGTCTTGCTATACATCATTCGCCGAATTACAGTGCGTTTGATTAATACCTACTTTGATAAAACTGCCCGTTTTTCCAACAATAACTACCGGTCAAAAACCATGAAAGCCCTGTTGACCAATATTACCCAGTACGTGTATTACTTCCTGCTTGGTTACTCTACCCTAGCCATTCTTGGCGTACCAGTTGCCACGCTCTTAGCTGGTGCTGGGATAGCCAGTATTGCAGTAGGTATTGGCGCCCAGGGCTTGGTTACTGACATGGTCAATGGCATGTTCATCCTGCTAGAACACCAGCTAGACGTTGGTGATTCCGTAGTAATCGACCAAGTCAGCGGGATCGTAGAAAAGATCGGGATTAAAACCACTGTTATCCGTGGTTTCGACGGAACTATGAATTTTATCCCTAACCGCCAAATTGAAGTGGTGGTCAATAATTCACGAAACCCTATCCGTAGTGAAGTTGATTTATCTTACTTTGCTGATACCGATATTAATGAATTCGTCGCTGTCATTAAGAAACGTCTTGGCGATTTGGCTCCCGACGAAAACCTATCTAAGCCACCGGTATTACTAGGGGTGACTCGAAATGTTGACCACCAACTCGTTTATCGCATTCGCTTCTTCTGTGTAAACGGCAGCCAGGAAGATATTCAAAGCAAGTACTATGAAGAACTCACCAATGCCTTAAGAGAAGCAGGCATAGAACAACCTGACTCCCAAAGAGCTGTCTCTCACATTAGTGTCGATTATAAACATACAGAAACTAAAAACCAAGACAAATAA
- a CDS encoding metallophosphoesterase: MKILLISDSHGDSQILSDLVARYQDQVDLMLHCGDSELDAGDSIWNVIEPVKGNCDFGPYQPERIIDTPEGRLIYTHGHLYGVKAGVEKYAEYAKKQGCQIAVYGHTHIMDDQFLDGVHLINPGSVTFPRGNYLTPTYAILDWQAGQEEVTFYQRNGEKVPEKFLP; this comes from the coding sequence ATGAAAATATTACTAATCTCAGATAGTCATGGAGATAGCCAGATTCTCTCAGACCTCGTCGCACGCTACCAAGACCAAGTTGACCTCATGCTCCATTGCGGTGATTCTGAATTAGATGCTGGCGACAGTATTTGGAATGTGATCGAACCGGTGAAGGGAAATTGCGATTTTGGCCCCTACCAGCCTGAACGCATTATCGATACACCAGAAGGCCGGCTGATCTATACCCATGGCCACCTTTATGGGGTCAAGGCGGGAGTAGAGAAATACGCTGAATATGCCAAGAAACAAGGCTGTCAAATTGCTGTCTATGGTCACACACACATCATGGATGACCAGTTCCTTGATGGAGTGCACTTAATTAACCCTGGGTCCGTGACCTTCCCTCGTGGCAACTATCTCACTCCCACCTATGCCATCCTAGACTGGCAAGCTGGCCAGGAAGAAGTCACCTTCTACCAAAGAAACGGCGAAAAAGTCCCCGAAAAATTCCTGCCTTAA
- a CDS encoding XTP/dITP diphosphatase, with product MANNDLLIATKNPGKAREFQQLFAPLGFKIKTLLDYPEINNIPETGSSFLENASQKASTAAKLLQVPTIADDSGLEIEALNGEPGIYSARYAGLDKNDQANRHKVLLAMEDIPDGKRQAQFTCAMVLSHSDGQVYKHYIGHLSGEILREERGSNGFGYDSIFYLPDYQKTTAEIEPDLKNKISHRGQVMAQLKADIEAGKVELQ from the coding sequence ATGGCTAATAATGATCTCTTAATCGCCACCAAAAATCCTGGCAAGGCCAGGGAATTCCAACAATTATTTGCCCCCTTAGGTTTCAAAATCAAGACCCTTTTAGATTATCCTGAAATCAATAATATTCCAGAAACCGGATCCAGCTTTTTAGAAAACGCTAGTCAAAAGGCCAGTACAGCAGCTAAACTCTTACAGGTTCCCACTATCGCTGATGACTCTGGCTTGGAAATTGAAGCTCTAAATGGAGAGCCAGGGATCTATTCGGCTCGCTATGCTGGCTTAGACAAGAATGATCAAGCCAACCGCCATAAAGTCTTACTAGCTATGGAAGATATTCCCGATGGCAAGCGTCAAGCCCAATTTACTTGTGCCATGGTCTTAAGTCATTCGGATGGCCAAGTCTATAAACATTATATTGGTCACTTGTCCGGAGAAATCCTAAGGGAAGAGCGGGGCAGTAACGGCTTTGGTTATGATTCAATCTTTTACCTTCCAGACTACCAAAAAACTACAGCAGAAATTGAGCCTGACTTAAAAAATAAGATCAGTCACCGTGGTCAAGTCATGGCCCAACTCAAAGCCGATATTGAAGCAGGAAAGGTGGAATTGCAATGA
- the racE gene encoding glutamate racemase, producing MKRPIGFLDSGVGGLTVVKEAMRQLPNESIIYIGDNARCPYGPRPEAEINEFTQELVDFLLEQNIKMLVIACNTATAVSLERIRQRVNIPVIGVIHPGARAANRYSENGHIGILATEATINSHFYQNVLLNHNKHLTLYPLVCSKFVPLVESGQYSSPIAKKIVAESLYDLKQTAIDTLILGCTHYPLLAPLIQKFMGPGVRLVNSGAETVSDVSAILDLYNLAESSWNPEVATYQFYTTGGVALFKDIAKAWLQKDIPVSRIPLSQLEAKKE from the coding sequence ATGAAGCGTCCCATTGGTTTTCTCGATTCAGGAGTGGGTGGCTTAACTGTTGTCAAAGAAGCCATGCGGCAGTTGCCCAATGAGTCGATAATTTATATTGGGGATAATGCCCGCTGTCCTTATGGGCCCCGGCCAGAGGCAGAGATAAACGAATTCACCCAAGAATTAGTTGATTTTCTCTTGGAGCAAAATATTAAAATGCTTGTGATTGCTTGCAATACCGCGACAGCAGTGTCATTGGAGCGGATCCGCCAACGGGTGAATATTCCGGTCATTGGTGTTATCCACCCCGGTGCTCGTGCAGCCAACCGTTATAGTGAAAACGGCCATATCGGGATTTTGGCTACTGAAGCCACTATCAACAGCCATTTCTATCAGAATGTCTTATTGAACCATAACAAGCATTTAACCTTGTATCCTTTGGTCTGTTCCAAATTCGTGCCCTTAGTGGAAAGTGGCCAATATTCCTCGCCAATAGCTAAGAAGATCGTGGCTGAAAGTCTTTATGATTTAAAACAGACAGCTATCGACACCCTCATTCTGGGTTGCACTCACTATCCCTTATTAGCTCCACTGATCCAAAAATTCATGGGACCAGGGGTACGCTTGGTCAATTCCGGAGCTGAAACCGTGAGTGATGTTTCGGCAATTCTCGACCTCTATAATCTAGCGGAATCTTCATGGAACCCAGAAGTCGCCACTTATCAGTTTTATACTACCGGAGGGGTGGCCTTGTTCAAGGATATTGCCAAGGCTTGGCTACAAAAAGATATTCCGGTCAGCCGGATCCCCCTCAGTCAATTAGAAGCAAAAAAGGAGTAG